ACACACATCTTGCTCCCAAGGCCACAGCCTTCAGCACATCGCTGCCCGTGCGGATACCCCCGTCCATGTAGACCTCGACACGGCCCTGCACTGCCTCCACTATCTCAGGCAAACAATCTATCTGTGTGACACATAGGGCCATGACATAACAAAGTGGATGGTGCGTAATACATACTTTATCTAAACTTCAGACACTCCCATACCGTTGCAGGCCCTCCATCAAGTTGTCGGCCCCCATGATTCGACACGATTATGCCGTGGACCCCATGTCTCACAGCCAGCTCTGCATCTTCTCTTGTAAGGATGCCCTTGATTATTATAGGGAGCTTTGTTAGAGACTGGAGCCAGGTTACATCCTCCCAGCTGATAGACGGGTCTAATGTGTTGGCCGGAGTCCCGTATTCCTCGTGGCAGCCTTCGGTCATCTGTGAAGGAGTCAAGGAAATTCATACAAACATTCAAAGACCAAGTAGCACTCATACATGCAAACTGCAATCTTACCTGGAACATCCCATCAAAGTTTTTGACCTTCAAATGAGGTGGGAGTTTAAAATGGTTGCGGATGTCATTGCGGCGTTTACCAGTATAGGGCACATCCACTGTGAGCACCAAGGCCTTGTAACCGAGCCCTTCCACTCTGCGCACAATCTGCTCCGACAGCTTACGGTCTCTGTATAAGTAAAGCTGAAACCAGCGGTACCCGTTGGGTGCCGCGGCACAGATCTCCTCCACCGAGCATGTGGAGTATGTGCTTGTTATGTAGCAGGTGTTCACCGCTTCAGTGGCTGGGTAATGAGCAGAAAGATGGAAATACAGAAGTGaaacaatgttttatttaagcTTATTAgacaaaagtaataaaataaactCTTTCGTCAAGTATAACACGATGAAAGCTAAACAATTTTGTTGAGTGCAAACCACTCCATACAAAGTATAAttattgtgttttggttaagatattcatattcatcttatgttttttccatttctgagttgggtgtgtaagtcatcaaatccaaccttatattattttaatcaccgtcttgttacctaaaacataacaccattttgaaatatgttactAACTCTTAGTAACTGATAACTGTGATTGAAAAATGTTTACACagcagggttagttgtaacacagtgttacaactaaTTTAGATTAATCATAtctttacacaatcaacacacaaatctctgctacaaataaacacttaaagtttgtgtGGGATCTACCGTTGTTGTACAATAACactgaaagtgacaggagtgcaaacgttacaccTTAGCCAAAGGgctcattgtaacaaacagagggtttgttttaacacctgctagaaattTTTTCTTCACCAAAGTATTCTGACATCAGAGAAGTTTGCTCCTTTTGTGGTTTTGAGAACTAAACGGTTttccatttattttatttgtgtaatttaACTTGATTCAAGTGTCTCTATTTTCAGCTCTGTAAATATGACCCATAGCTTTACTATTAAAGACTTTATTTTCTACTATGAATATCCAAAAATGTTGTTTCTTAAAAATACTGTCCACAAACAAAAATGGCTTAAAGGTGGATAGTGTTTATACATCTGCCTATattagatagatatccacacattcatccatttaTAATCCTTCATCTACGCATATAAATCGTTTTTTTAAAGGCTGCAGAATTAAGTCAAAACAAATCAcaattgtgagttatttcccctgatattgtatagttatcattttgaagaatattgtattttcatttcattgtattttcatttcttTATTATTGTATACCTAAGGGGTTAATCTTATTCCAATTTCAAAAGACATAGTTTTAGTAATTTTGAGTACTATTTAAGACGAAGTATGCGAATTAGGACCCAGGGATAATTTTAAAACTACATAGATTTGTTCGACTTTAGCGCCAGGCACACCGATCGGCTCGTGACATCAAAGTCCCGCGAGAGTATTCCTTGAGCAGACTGCTCCGTATGG
The genomic region above belongs to Paramisgurnus dabryanus chromosome 15, PD_genome_1.1, whole genome shotgun sequence and contains:
- the hao2 gene encoding 2-Hydroxyacid oxidase 2, which gives rise to MSMVCLSDFEEYAKQHLSKSTWDYYAAGADECHTRDDNLLAYKRIRLRPRILRDVSVSDTRTTVMGREINFPVGIAPTAFHCLAWYEGEIATARATEAVNTCYITSTYSTCSVEEICAAAPNGYRWFQLYLYRDRKLSEQIVRRVEGLGYKALVLTVDVPYTGKRRNDIRNHFKLPPHLKVKNFDGMFQMTEGCHEEYGTPANTLDPSISWEDVTWLQSLTKLPIIIKGILTREDAELAVRHGVHGIIVSNHGGRQLDGGPATIDCLPEIVEAVQGRVEVYMDGGIRTGSDVLKAVALGARCVFIGRPAIWGLAYKGEEGVKEVLQMLHDEFRLSMALSGCRNVAEINRSLIQFSRL